In Flammeovirgaceae bacterium 311, one DNA window encodes the following:
- a CDS encoding hypothetical protein (COG0457 FOG: TPR repeat) yields the protein MPALHYSSAQEQKAFDELAPLTFDSQFRLLFIGSPGADPSLQAGYARQLKEFITQLSPKVDKAKGAQKKIKLIHKEVHNTFLKKYVLVNHFADIFSKGEYNCVSATALYAFVLQQLDIPYTIQETPTHVFLIAYPASERIALESTDPQVGYMVFDARFKTQYVAQLRKTKLISEQDYQTKGVEKLFDEMYFNNQDISLKELIALQYYNDGLYLMDEEKWESSLQQFEKGYALYPSERGGFLVFNSILLAKEKKTYADAAYIDYLIKLANIDGLDNYHDQLKGEFTLFTDDQLSNKGQTAYYDKMYHKLLGSLSDTVLVEEISYIYNFEKGRTAMSAGQFTEGLKWIEKAYQLKPEATNSMGLLLSCIGQRLNTIYSLDEKTSFMEDYLKKYPALENNNILYSQLLQFYLARFGQAYELDQEKKGIQYRQIFEQAYQRKKGGTEGYILDNALLGRCYSVAAVYYFRRGQTAQARQLLDKGLEVDPNNYELLQRKQIIR from the coding sequence TTGCCAGCTCTGCACTACAGCTCCGCCCAGGAGCAGAAAGCTTTCGATGAGCTGGCTCCCCTTACTTTTGATAGCCAGTTCCGGCTCCTTTTCATTGGCAGCCCCGGCGCAGATCCCTCCCTACAGGCGGGGTATGCCAGGCAGCTAAAAGAATTTATTACACAGCTAAGCCCTAAGGTAGATAAAGCAAAAGGAGCACAGAAAAAGATAAAGCTTATCCATAAGGAGGTACACAACACCTTTCTGAAAAAGTACGTGCTGGTGAATCACTTTGCCGATATCTTCAGCAAGGGAGAATATAACTGTGTATCTGCCACAGCCCTCTATGCGTTTGTGCTGCAGCAACTGGATATTCCCTACACCATCCAGGAAACCCCTACCCATGTTTTTCTGATCGCTTACCCGGCATCAGAACGCATTGCCCTGGAAAGTACAGATCCACAGGTGGGTTATATGGTGTTCGATGCCAGATTCAAAACACAATACGTAGCACAGCTCCGCAAAACAAAGCTCATCAGCGAGCAGGATTACCAGACAAAAGGGGTTGAAAAACTCTTTGATGAGATGTACTTCAACAACCAGGATATTTCGCTTAAAGAGCTGATTGCCCTGCAGTATTACAACGACGGGCTGTACCTGATGGATGAAGAAAAATGGGAAAGCAGCCTGCAGCAGTTTGAGAAAGGCTATGCCCTCTATCCCTCCGAGCGGGGTGGTTTTCTGGTCTTCAACTCCATACTGCTCGCCAAAGAAAAGAAAACTTATGCCGACGCTGCCTACATCGATTATCTTATCAAACTAGCCAATATCGATGGGCTCGATAATTACCACGACCAGCTGAAAGGTGAGTTTACACTTTTTACTGATGATCAGCTCTCTAACAAGGGGCAGACTGCCTATTACGACAAGATGTATCACAAGCTGCTTGGCTCGCTTAGCGATACGGTGCTTGTGGAGGAGATCTCCTACATCTATAATTTTGAAAAGGGCAGAACGGCCATGAGTGCCGGGCAGTTTACCGAAGGCCTGAAGTGGATTGAAAAGGCATACCAGCTTAAGCCGGAAGCCACCAACAGCATGGGTCTGCTGCTTAGCTGCATTGGCCAGCGCTTAAATACCATTTATTCGCTGGATGAAAAAACAAGCTTTATGGAGGACTACCTGAAAAAATACCCTGCCCTGGAAAATAACAACATACTCTACAGCCAGCTGCTTCAGTTTTACCTGGCTCGCTTTGGCCAGGCCTATGAGCTGGATCAGGAAAAGAAAGGCATACAATACCGCCAGATTTTTGAGCAGGCCTATCAGCGCAAAAAGGGAGGAACAGAAGGCTACATACTCGATAATGCCTTACTGGGCAGGTGTTACTCCGTGGCAGCGGTATATTATTTTAGAAGAGGCCAAACTGCACAGGCCCGCCAGCTACTAGACAAAGGCCTGGAGGTAGACCCGAACAACTATGAGCTTCTGCAACGCAAGCAAATAATTCGTTAA
- a CDS encoding hypothetical protein (COG2442 Uncharacterized conserved protein) codes for MSKRQAQKPSASRVSSEFILDLKKVDDMENLAERITLDPEVCHGKPTIRGLRYPVENMLELMASGMTIEELLEDYPDLEREDFLACLHYASKLAHIKSIYRIASLNF; via the coding sequence TTGAGTAAGCGGCAAGCGCAGAAACCATCTGCCTCAAGAGTAAGTTCTGAATTTATATTAGATTTGAAAAAAGTAGATGATATGGAGAATCTGGCAGAAAGAATCACTCTAGACCCAGAGGTTTGCCACGGAAAACCCACTATAAGAGGGTTAAGGTATCCTGTAGAGAATATGCTGGAGTTGATGGCTTCGGGCATGACAATCGAAGAACTTCTTGAAGACTATCCCGATTTAGAGCGTGAAGATTTTCTGGCATGTTTGCATTATGCTTCTAAGCTTGCACATATTAAAAGTATCTATCGGATTGCCTCGTTAAATTTCTGA
- a CDS encoding hypothetical protein (COG2849 Uncharacterized protein conserved in bacteria): MMKFSLLPLLLLVVLCWGCDPPAKQAAKEKKVKKLEGLVQHYYNDGSLASEITYKDKKRHGYAKGYFKNGAVQGEFNYEDGELHGITKMYYENGNVFRETPYTRGKKDGVEKLYRQTGQLLAEVPYKEDKLGLGTIEYTKEGKPKKQLPQLKVEQIDNLLKNNKYIIRISLSERNGKTRFYFGELLEGKYKGDTGLNWIPDKNGVAELVYTMPPGTFMMETIQIVAETETQMKTPYLLSTKVNIAAENKGY, from the coding sequence ATGATGAAATTCTCTCTGCTCCCACTGCTGTTGCTGGTGGTTTTATGCTGGGGATGTGACCCTCCGGCCAAACAAGCTGCTAAAGAAAAAAAGGTTAAAAAGCTGGAGGGACTGGTACAGCATTATTATAATGATGGTTCGCTGGCCTCCGAGATAACCTATAAAGACAAAAAAAGACATGGCTATGCCAAGGGCTATTTCAAAAATGGCGCTGTGCAGGGTGAGTTTAACTATGAAGACGGGGAGCTCCATGGCATTACCAAAATGTATTATGAAAATGGTAATGTGTTTCGGGAGACACCCTACACCCGCGGCAAAAAAGATGGAGTAGAAAAACTATACCGGCAGACGGGCCAGCTGCTGGCAGAAGTACCCTATAAAGAGGACAAGCTTGGCCTTGGTACCATCGAGTATACCAAGGAAGGAAAGCCTAAAAAGCAGCTGCCCCAGCTAAAGGTAGAGCAGATCGATAACCTCCTGAAGAACAACAAGTACATCATCCGCATCAGCCTTAGCGAAAGAAACGGAAAAACAAGGTTCTATTTCGGAGAGCTGCTTGAAGGTAAGTATAAAGGAGACACAGGCCTGAACTGGATACCTGATAAAAACGGTGTTGCAGAACTGGTCTATACCATGCCTCCGGGCACTTTTATGATGGAAACCATACAAATAGTGGCAGAAACAGAAACACAAATGAAAACGCCTTATTTGTTATCAACCAAAGTGAACATTGCTGCAGAAAACAAAGGGTACTAA
- a CDS encoding alkylhydroperoxidase (COG0599 Uncharacterized homolog of gamma-carboxymuconolactone decarboxylase subunit), with amino-acid sequence MSIVTDFNDYRGRMNEKIMEADNKVLKRFFNLDTNTYMEGALDTKTKEAIGLACSMVLRCDDCVRYHLEKCHQLGYSNEQMYEIFSVATLIGGSIVIPHLRRAVEFWEALQADGSPADGTTETQEGNA; translated from the coding sequence ATGAGCATAGTAACTGATTTTAATGATTACCGCGGCCGCATGAATGAGAAAATCATGGAGGCTGATAATAAAGTACTGAAGCGCTTTTTTAACCTCGACACCAACACCTATATGGAGGGAGCGCTCGATACCAAAACCAAAGAGGCCATTGGTCTGGCCTGCAGCATGGTGCTGCGCTGCGATGATTGCGTACGTTACCACCTGGAAAAATGCCACCAGCTGGGCTATAGCAATGAACAGATGTACGAGATCTTTTCCGTAGCCACCCTGATTGGGGGCAGCATTGTAATACCGCACCTGCGGCGGGCTGTAGAATTCTGGGAAGCCCTGCAGGCTGATGGCAGCCCCGCGGATGGCACCACCGAAACGCAGGAGGGAAATGCTTAA
- a CDS encoding DNA-(apurinic or apyrimidinic site) lyase (COG0177 Predicted EndoIII-related endonuclease), with product MEAKEPFDIHKAVALLREMTADLPPAALFELYERGYTSVFEQLVACIISIRTFDETTIPASLRLFALARTPAEMLKLTPEQLAEAIFDSSYARNKATTILTIAQQAEHEHNGELPASFEVLTGFKGVGPKCAGLALGIAAQQPYIGVDIHVHRVMNRWGYVAAPTPEKTMAALEKELPQEYWVEINRLLVPFGKHICTGRLPHCSTCLLLSMCRQVGVTKHR from the coding sequence ATGGAAGCAAAAGAGCCTTTCGATATTCACAAAGCAGTAGCACTGCTCAGAGAGATGACGGCAGACCTGCCGCCTGCAGCCCTGTTTGAACTTTACGAAAGGGGTTATACCAGTGTGTTTGAGCAGCTGGTGGCCTGTATTATTTCCATCCGCACCTTTGATGAAACCACCATTCCTGCATCGCTAAGGCTGTTTGCACTGGCCCGCACGCCAGCTGAAATGCTGAAGCTGACTCCCGAGCAGCTTGCCGAAGCGATCTTCGACAGCTCCTATGCCCGCAACAAAGCTACCACCATACTCACCATTGCGCAGCAGGCAGAACATGAGCACAATGGAGAGTTGCCGGCCAGCTTTGAGGTCTTAACAGGCTTTAAGGGAGTGGGGCCAAAATGTGCAGGACTGGCACTGGGCATAGCAGCCCAACAGCCCTATATCGGTGTGGATATACATGTGCACCGCGTTATGAACCGCTGGGGCTATGTAGCAGCACCCACGCCCGAAAAAACCATGGCAGCCCTGGAAAAGGAATTACCGCAGGAGTACTGGGTAGAGATTAACCGCCTGCTGGTGCCTTTTGGCAAGCACATCTGTACAGGCCGTCTCCCCCACTGCTCTACCTGCCTGCTGCTTTCCATGTGCCGGCAGGTGGGCGTAACAAAGCACCGCTAA